One Natronomonas moolapensis 8.8.11 genomic region harbors:
- a CDS encoding nitrous oxide reductase accessory protein NosL: MNGTRIDADGWTRRTVLTALAAGGVGSLAGCLGGGRGGPDPVSLNGGQACDYCNMRIEMHPGPVGQSFYTDDPPASLPEDREDGIARFCSSTCTYNYVLENEQRGHEPAVSYGTDYSSVDYELRSDGGTTVISAHLGAESFADLRDLTFVANSDVEGAMGNSLIGFTDGDDAESFAGEHGGELLSHGDVTREVLSALGG, translated from the coding sequence ATGAACGGAACGCGGATCGACGCCGACGGGTGGACGCGCCGGACGGTCCTGACAGCGCTCGCGGCCGGTGGCGTGGGGTCACTCGCCGGGTGTCTCGGCGGCGGTCGGGGCGGCCCGGACCCCGTTTCGCTGAACGGGGGCCAGGCGTGCGATTACTGCAACATGCGGATCGAGATGCACCCGGGGCCGGTCGGGCAGTCTTTTTATACGGACGACCCGCCCGCCTCGCTCCCGGAGGACCGCGAGGACGGGATCGCGCGGTTCTGTAGTTCGACGTGTACGTACAACTACGTCCTCGAAAACGAACAGCGTGGCCACGAGCCGGCGGTCTCGTACGGGACCGATTACTCTAGCGTCGACTACGAGCTCAGATCGGACGGCGGGACGACTGTCATAAGCGCCCACCTCGGGGCCGAGTCGTTCGCCGACCTCCGCGACCTCACGTTCGTCGCCAACAGCGACGTCGAGGGCGCGATGGGCAACTCGCTCATCGGGTTCACCGACGGCGACGACGCCGAGTCCTTCGCCGGCGAACACGGCGGGGAGCTGTTGAGCCACGGCGACGTGACGCGGGAGGTCCTCTCGGCGCTCGGCGGGTAG
- a CDS encoding OB-fold nucleic acid binding domain-containing protein — protein MGSCIICGTSTDGPICEVHQEDVVFEFEGNQPSQLTPGRFYVGSVDGYADFGVFVNIGNVTGLLHRSKLDRRLESLEWEVGDEVCVQVNNVRDNGDIDLDWSIRETPEDFRGHLLQTTEGDSLLETGDDETGDDEVDETGDDETGDDETGDDETGDDETGDDETEDDGHERGESGADAESESEPETETETDPVDAESTSGEPGTTGGADEQSGGNPGDAELSEIATDSSGEDDPTADADRERVTVDSLEDRVGEVVRLEGIVASARQTSGPTVFELEDETGVVDCAAFVEAGVRAYPEIEAGDVVRLEGEARVRRGEIQVETDSIEPLSEASGDAVEARMDEALDDRASPDDVDPIADDPEIDAIVDDVEAVATEIRRAVIDSRPIVVRHDATTDGYVAGAAIERAVLPLVESEHGTADSVYHYFDRRPLEDGVYDMNDATKDATRMLGDRDRHGEKIPLFVFAAAGSTAASADGLDLLDVYDAPRVVIDGRTADKAVDDRIDSLVTAETRTASTVAATLAAAINGDVRGDLLHLPAVSYWADAPQTYVDLAADAGIDAESTKQLREAIALEAFYQSYEDKRELIIDLLFEKRTGLAAQVSEQFVTKLDSELDTVVPNLEERTVDGVGVTVLDTDAHTHRYDFPPTRLLLDELDRRLDSAAVVGVGTDELHLRTDGGIDLDSVVADLDTAVPGAGVSNPGTRQPTIEFLAGERDAVVEAVVDAVAGAIAAPSA, from the coding sequence ATGGGTAGCTGTATCATTTGCGGCACGTCCACCGACGGACCGATCTGTGAGGTCCACCAGGAGGACGTCGTCTTCGAGTTCGAAGGGAATCAACCATCGCAGTTGACGCCGGGGCGCTTCTACGTCGGGAGCGTCGACGGGTACGCCGACTTCGGCGTGTTCGTCAACATCGGCAACGTCACCGGCCTCCTCCACCGGAGCAAACTCGACCGCCGGCTCGAGAGCCTCGAGTGGGAGGTCGGCGACGAAGTCTGCGTCCAGGTGAACAACGTCCGCGACAACGGCGACATCGACCTCGATTGGTCGATCCGGGAGACGCCGGAGGACTTCCGTGGGCACCTCCTCCAGACGACCGAGGGGGATAGCCTCCTCGAAACCGGGGATGACGAAACCGGGGACGACGAAGTCGACGAGACCGGGGACGACGAAACCGGGGACGACGAAACCGGGGACGACGAAACCGGGGACGACGAAACCGGGGACGACGAAACCGAAGACGACGGACACGAACGCGGCGAGAGCGGGGCGGACGCAGAGTCCGAGTCCGAGCCAGAGACCGAAACCGAGACGGACCCCGTCGACGCCGAGTCCACCTCCGGCGAGCCGGGGACGACTGGCGGCGCGGACGAACAGAGCGGCGGCAACCCCGGCGACGCCGAACTCAGCGAGATCGCCACCGACTCCTCTGGCGAGGACGACCCGACGGCCGACGCCGACCGAGAGCGCGTCACCGTCGACTCCCTCGAGGACCGAGTCGGCGAGGTCGTCCGCCTCGAGGGCATTGTCGCCTCGGCCCGCCAGACCTCGGGCCCGACCGTCTTCGAACTCGAGGACGAGACGGGCGTCGTCGACTGCGCGGCGTTCGTCGAAGCTGGCGTGCGAGCCTACCCCGAGATCGAAGCCGGCGACGTCGTCCGCCTCGAGGGCGAAGCTCGGGTCCGACGCGGCGAGATACAGGTCGAGACCGACTCGATCGAACCGCTCTCCGAGGCGTCCGGCGATGCCGTCGAGGCCCGGATGGACGAGGCCCTTGACGACCGAGCCAGCCCCGACGACGTCGACCCGATCGCCGACGACCCCGAGATAGACGCCATCGTCGACGACGTCGAGGCCGTCGCCACGGAGATCCGGCGTGCGGTCATCGACTCGCGCCCGATCGTCGTCAGACACGACGCGACGACCGACGGCTACGTCGCCGGCGCGGCCATAGAGCGGGCGGTGTTGCCTCTCGTCGAGTCCGAACACGGCACGGCCGACTCGGTGTATCACTACTTCGATCGCCGCCCGCTCGAGGACGGCGTCTACGATATGAACGACGCGACGAAGGACGCGACCCGGATGCTCGGCGACCGGGACCGCCACGGCGAGAAGATCCCGCTTTTCGTCTTCGCCGCCGCCGGATCGACCGCCGCCTCCGCCGACGGTCTCGACCTGTTGGACGTCTACGACGCCCCGCGGGTCGTCATCGACGGCCGGACGGCGGACAAGGCGGTCGACGACCGGATCGACTCGCTCGTCACCGCGGAAACGCGTACCGCCTCGACGGTCGCGGCCACGCTCGCCGCGGCGATCAACGGCGACGTCAGAGGGGACCTGCTCCACCTGCCGGCGGTCAGCTACTGGGCCGACGCCCCGCAGACGTACGTCGACCTCGCCGCAGACGCCGGCATCGACGCGGAGTCGACGAAACAGCTCCGCGAGGCGATCGCCCTGGAGGCGTTCTATCAGTCCTACGAGGACAAACGCGAACTCATCATCGACTTGCTGTTCGAGAAGCGGACGGGCCTCGCCGCACAGGTTTCCGAGCAGTTCGTGACGAAACTCGATTCGGAACTCGACACCGTCGTCCCGAACCTCGAGGAGCGAACCGTCGACGGCGTCGGCGTGACCGTCCTCGACACCGACGCCCACACCCACCGCTATGACTTCCCGCCGACGCGGCTCCTGCTCGACGAACTCGATCGGCGGCTCGACTCGGCGGCCGTCGTCGGCGTCGGTACCGACGAACTCCACCTCCGGACCGACGGCGGGATCGACCTCGATTCGGTCGTTGCAGACCTCGACACCGCGGTCCCAGGGGCCGGCGTCTCGAACCCCGGCACCCGACAGCCGACGATCGAGTTCCTCGCCGGCGAGCGCGACGCGGTCGTCGAGGCCGTTGTCGACGCAGTCGCCGGGGCGATCGCGGCGCCGTCGGCCTGA
- a CDS encoding winged helix-turn-helix transcriptional regulator, whose translation MTETRQRVRSHVEANPGVHFNAVSRALDIATGQTQYHVRRLLNDGALDSLEVCGRTHYFPTEYSETEQAAIALLRRETTRELVVLLLDHETDRPDELAETANVARSTVEWHLSNLIEHGLAEKVREGRRVSVRLTEPELLSELLVEIDPSLPDRLVDRFSRLVDSLLEQSG comes from the coding sequence ATGACAGAAACGAGACAGCGGGTCCGATCCCACGTCGAAGCGAACCCGGGCGTCCATTTCAACGCGGTCAGCCGCGCGTTGGATATCGCGACGGGTCAGACGCAGTACCACGTTCGCCGTCTCCTCAACGACGGAGCCCTCGACAGCCTCGAGGTGTGCGGCCGAACGCATTATTTCCCGACCGAATACTCCGAAACCGAACAGGCGGCGATCGCGCTGTTGCGCCGCGAGACGACGCGCGAACTCGTCGTGTTGCTGTTGGATCACGAGACGGACCGGCCCGACGAGTTGGCCGAGACGGCGAACGTCGCCCGGAGCACGGTCGAGTGGCACCTCTCGAACCTCATCGAACACGGCCTGGCGGAGAAGGTCCGCGAGGGGCGGCGAGTCTCGGTCCGGCTCACCGAACCCGAGTTGCTCAGCGAGTTGCTCGTCGAGATCGACCCGAGCCTGCCGGATCGGCTCGTGGACCGCTTCTCGCGGCTCGTCGACTCGCTGCTCGAGCAGTCCGGGTGA
- a CDS encoding TMEM165/GDT1 family protein yields MTAWFEVLVIAFVAQLAVLPGEKVQFIIAGLSTRYNPFVVVAAAASAFAGWTALEVQFGQALQRALPPLALDGITAGLFLLFGVLLLRSMPERSDDGTPSTDGGVPGIDGEISVFGREVPERFGTFLPIFVMMATGEFGDKTQLVTIGLAAQYAAGSAIWLGEMLAIVPVSLLNAFFFHRFAGRFDVRKAHLGGAAMFFFFGSDTALAMATGISVWEAAVSTVAELLGIGIAPGI; encoded by the coding sequence ATGACCGCCTGGTTCGAGGTGTTGGTAATCGCCTTCGTGGCGCAACTGGCGGTCCTGCCCGGCGAAAAGGTCCAGTTCATCATCGCCGGGCTTTCGACGCGGTACAACCCCTTCGTCGTCGTCGCTGCGGCCGCGAGCGCCTTCGCGGGCTGGACCGCCCTAGAGGTGCAGTTCGGGCAGGCGCTCCAGCGCGCGCTCCCCCCGCTGGCGCTCGACGGAATCACCGCCGGCCTGTTCTTGTTGTTCGGGGTGTTGCTGCTGCGGTCGATGCCGGAGCGGAGCGACGATGGAACTCCCTCGACCGACGGCGGCGTCCCCGGAATCGACGGCGAGATATCCGTCTTCGGCCGGGAGGTGCCCGAGCGGTTCGGAACCTTTCTGCCGATCTTCGTGATGATGGCGACCGGCGAGTTCGGCGACAAGACCCAACTCGTCACCATCGGTCTCGCCGCGCAGTACGCCGCCGGGTCGGCGATCTGGCTCGGCGAAATGCTCGCCATCGTCCCGGTGAGCCTGCTCAACGCCTTCTTTTTCCATCGCTTTGCGGGGCGTTTCGACGTCCGGAAGGCACACCTCGGGGGCGCGGCGATGTTCTTTTTCTTCGGCTCGGATACGGCGCTGGCGATGGCGACCGGCATTTCGGTCTGGGAGGCGGCCGTCTCGACGGTGGCGGAGTTACTCGGTATCGGGATCGCTCCCGGGATTTAA
- a CDS encoding NAD-dependent epimerase/dehydratase family protein produces MDVIVTGGRGRTGRWVLDRLVDAHDVTCLDRKHPGAERAPGVEYRALDLTDPGGVLDVVTGIDPDAVVHWAAIPVAGTHPGVDLYRNNTLSTHAVLTAAGRVGARVVQASSDGAYGFFFAEETPLPETLPIPEEHPRRPEDPYGLSKVVAEEVAATVARRDGVPVASLRPTWIQEPGEYPCRDPDYVEDRSAGAGNFWSYVDVRDVADMVERALEADFEGHEAFNCAGPDNALGEPLVGLLEAHYGSVPTACHVEGDAAAYDTSKAERVLGWTPTWSWREAADERVSPPEV; encoded by the coding sequence ATGGACGTCATCGTCACCGGCGGGCGGGGGCGGACGGGTCGGTGGGTCCTCGACCGCCTCGTCGACGCCCACGACGTGACCTGTCTCGACCGCAAGCATCCGGGGGCGGAGAGAGCACCGGGCGTCGAGTACCGCGCGCTCGATCTCACGGATCCCGGCGGGGTGCTCGACGTCGTCACCGGGATCGATCCCGACGCCGTGGTCCACTGGGCCGCCATCCCGGTCGCCGGCACGCACCCCGGGGTCGATCTCTACCGGAACAACACGCTGTCGACCCACGCAGTCCTCACGGCTGCGGGCCGGGTCGGCGCGCGGGTGGTACAAGCCTCCTCCGACGGCGCGTACGGCTTCTTTTTTGCCGAGGAGACGCCACTGCCCGAGACGCTGCCGATTCCCGAGGAACACCCCCGCCGCCCCGAGGACCCCTACGGGCTATCGAAGGTCGTCGCCGAGGAGGTCGCCGCGACGGTCGCCCGCCGCGACGGCGTTCCGGTCGCGTCGCTGCGCCCGACGTGGATCCAGGAACCGGGCGAGTACCCCTGCCGGGACCCCGACTACGTCGAGGACCGGTCGGCGGGTGCCGGGAACTTCTGGTCGTACGTCGACGTCCGGGACGTCGCCGACATGGTCGAACGCGCCCTCGAGGCCGACTTCGAGGGCCACGAGGCGTTCAACTGCGCCGGTCCCGACAACGCCCTCGGGGAACCGCTCGTCGGGTTGCTCGAGGCGCACTACGGGTCGGTCCCGACAGCGTGTCACGTCGAGGGCGACGCCGCGGCCTACGACACGAGCAAGGCCGAGCGTGTCCTCGGATGGACGCCCACGTGGTCGTGGCGCGAGGCAGCCGACGAACGGGTATCGCCGCCGGAGGTGTAG
- a CDS encoding NADPH-dependent FMN reductase, whose protein sequence is MSDSRIAALVGSLRDGSYTRPACRHALAAAAAFDGVETDCIDLRKLSLPVFDADADEAGDASALRARVGAADAVVLGTPVYHGSYSSALKNALDYCGFDEFEDTTVGLLCVAGGSFPTTTLDHLRSVCRALDAWVVPHQVAIPGARTRIEGDEIVDDDVAERVEVLGRRMVEYARIEPDPRTIESTQNVGAED, encoded by the coding sequence ATGAGCGACTCCCGAATCGCGGCGCTCGTCGGCAGCCTCCGGGACGGAAGCTACACGCGTCCGGCGTGTCGACACGCCCTGGCCGCAGCGGCGGCGTTCGACGGCGTCGAGACGGATTGTATCGACCTCCGGAAGCTCTCGTTGCCGGTGTTCGACGCCGACGCGGACGAGGCGGGCGACGCGTCGGCGCTCCGAGCGCGGGTCGGCGCCGCCGACGCGGTCGTCCTCGGCACGCCGGTGTATCACGGCTCGTACTCCTCGGCGCTGAAGAACGCCCTCGATTACTGCGGGTTCGACGAGTTCGAGGACACGACCGTCGGGCTGTTGTGCGTCGCCGGCGGCTCGTTCCCGACGACGACGCTCGATCACCTCCGCTCCGTGTGTCGGGCGCTCGACGCTTGGGTTGTCCCCCACCAGGTGGCGATCCCGGGGGCGCGGACCCGAATCGAGGGCGACGAGATCGTCGACGACGACGTCGCCGAGCGCGTCGAGGTACTCGGCCGGCGGATGGTCGAGTACGCGCGGATCGAACCGGACCCCCGGACGATCGAATCGACGCAGAACGTCGGGGCCGAGGACTGA
- the pdhA gene encoding pyruvate dehydrogenase (acetyl-transferring) E1 component subunit alpha yields MDFEDADLHRRLDADGRPLEDGYEPPLAEDRLRELYRDMQLSRHFDERMISLQRQGRVGTYASSAGQEGSQFGSMYALAEDDWVFYQYREHGSVIDRGGLADYVRYWMGQEAGNATLTDHHVAPLNISIGSHVPHATGMAWASKLRGDDAVVVCHFGEGATSEGDFHEGANFAGVFDVPAVFVCNNNNWAISVPAEAQTASRSFAAKAEAYGFPGVRVDGMDPLATYEVLTEAVDRARDPDASPPEGAGGRATRPTLVEAVQYRFGAHTTADDPSVYRDDEEVERWKRWDPIPRLEAYLRGRGTLDDESIDAIEAEVEREVAEAIDRATAAEPDPEDLFSDAYAEPTERVQKQRAYLRQLREEYGDGALSEE; encoded by the coding sequence ATGGACTTCGAGGACGCGGATCTCCACCGGCGGCTCGACGCCGACGGCCGGCCGCTCGAGGACGGATACGAGCCGCCGCTCGCCGAGGACCGCCTCCGGGAGCTGTACCGCGATATGCAGCTCTCGCGGCACTTCGACGAACGGATGATAAGCCTCCAGCGGCAGGGTCGGGTCGGCACCTACGCCTCCTCGGCCGGTCAGGAGGGCTCGCAGTTCGGCTCGATGTACGCCCTCGCCGAGGACGATTGGGTGTTTTATCAGTACCGCGAGCACGGTTCGGTTATCGACCGCGGCGGCCTCGCCGACTACGTCCGCTACTGGATGGGCCAGGAGGCGGGGAACGCGACGCTCACCGACCACCACGTCGCGCCGTTGAACATCTCGATCGGCTCGCACGTCCCCCACGCGACGGGGATGGCGTGGGCGTCGAAGCTCCGCGGCGACGACGCCGTCGTTGTGTGTCACTTCGGCGAGGGGGCGACGAGCGAGGGCGACTTCCACGAGGGGGCGAACTTCGCGGGCGTCTTCGACGTGCCCGCGGTGTTCGTCTGCAACAACAACAACTGGGCCATCTCGGTACCGGCCGAGGCCCAGACCGCGAGCCGGAGCTTCGCGGCGAAGGCCGAGGCGTACGGCTTCCCCGGCGTCCGCGTCGACGGGATGGACCCCCTCGCGACGTACGAGGTCCTCACCGAGGCCGTCGACCGGGCCCGCGACCCCGACGCAAGCCCGCCCGAGGGCGCCGGCGGCCGGGCGACGCGACCGACGCTCGTCGAGGCCGTCCAGTACCGCTTCGGCGCCCACACGACCGCCGACGACCCCTCCGTCTACCGCGACGACGAGGAGGTCGAGCGCTGGAAGCGCTGGGACCCGATCCCGCGGCTGGAGGCGTATCTTCGCGGGCGCGGGACGCTCGACGACGAGTCGATCGACGCGATCGAGGCCGAGGTCGAACGGGAGGTCGCGGAGGCGATCGACCGCGCGACGGCCGCCGAACCGGATCCCGAAGACCTCTTTTCGGACGCGTACGCGGAGCCGACCGAGCGGGTGCAAAAACAGCGGGCGTACCTCCGACAGCTCCGCGAGGAGTACGGCGACGGGGCGCTCTCGGAGGAGTAA
- a CDS encoding tRNA uridine(34) 5-carboxymethylaminomethyl modification radical SAM/GNAT enzyme Elp3 yields the protein MSTDADPAESEAFERVCESLVESLLAGEIDRDDLERAKMDACREHSAPKVPKNTELLEYAPERHREELEPVLQRKPVRTASGVSPVAIMTSPHTCPHGQCLYCPGGPASEFSSSQSYTGHEPAAARGVQNDYDPYGQVTLRLHQLRKIGHPVDKVELILMGGTMTARSHDYQEWFLKRALEAMNDYDLDAAPEPSETESFKPDPDATEFRYLEDVIAENETNAIRNIGTTFETKPDWCDPEQIDRMLRLGGTKVEVGVQTTYERINREMHRGHGVQASIDANRRLRNAGFKVGFHMMPGQPGMSKEMCLQDFRELFESVDWRPDYLKIYPTLVVRDTVTYDMWRQGEYDPLTNEEAADLVAEIKSMIPRYTRLQRVQRDIPADFIDAGVWKSNLRQLARQRMDEHGWTCECIRCREVGMNDADPDGTELDVHTYEAAGGTEHFISIEDFENDLLVGFCRLRFPGDPADGIPAESLRPELEDAAVVRELHVYGSEVAVGDAGGEDHQHQGYGRRLLASAERLAAEAGFEKLSVISGIGAREYYREKLGYYQDGPYVSTRLDR from the coding sequence ATGAGCACCGACGCCGACCCCGCCGAATCCGAGGCCTTCGAGCGCGTCTGTGAGTCGCTCGTCGAGTCCCTGCTGGCGGGCGAGATCGACCGCGACGACCTCGAACGCGCGAAGATGGACGCCTGCCGGGAGCACTCCGCGCCGAAGGTACCGAAAAACACGGAGCTGCTCGAGTATGCCCCCGAGAGACACCGCGAGGAGCTCGAGCCGGTGCTTCAGCGGAAGCCGGTACGGACGGCCTCGGGCGTCTCGCCGGTCGCGATCATGACGTCGCCGCACACCTGTCCGCACGGCCAGTGTCTCTACTGTCCGGGCGGCCCGGCCTCGGAGTTCTCCTCCTCGCAGAGCTACACGGGCCACGAACCGGCCGCCGCCCGCGGCGTCCAAAACGACTACGACCCCTACGGGCAGGTGACGCTGCGGCTCCATCAACTCCGGAAGATCGGTCATCCGGTCGACAAGGTCGAGTTGATCCTGATGGGCGGGACGATGACTGCCCGCAGCCACGACTATCAGGAGTGGTTCCTCAAGCGCGCCCTCGAGGCGATGAACGACTACGACCTCGATGCGGCCCCGGAGCCGAGTGAGACCGAGTCGTTCAAACCCGATCCCGACGCGACCGAGTTCCGCTATCTCGAGGACGTGATCGCCGAGAACGAAACGAACGCGATCCGCAACATCGGGACGACGTTCGAGACCAAACCCGACTGGTGTGATCCCGAGCAGATCGACCGAATGCTGCGGCTGGGCGGGACGAAAGTCGAAGTGGGCGTCCAGACCACCTACGAGCGGATCAACCGAGAGATGCACCGCGGCCACGGCGTGCAGGCTTCGATCGACGCGAACCGACGCCTCCGGAACGCCGGTTTCAAAGTCGGCTTCCACATGATGCCCGGCCAGCCCGGGATGTCCAAGGAGATGTGCCTGCAGGACTTCCGGGAGCTGTTCGAGAGTGTCGACTGGCGCCCTGACTACCTGAAGATCTACCCGACGCTGGTCGTCCGCGACACCGTCACCTACGACATGTGGCGCCAGGGCGAGTACGACCCGCTCACCAACGAGGAAGCCGCCGACCTCGTCGCCGAAATCAAGTCGATGATCCCCCGCTACACCCGCCTCCAACGCGTCCAGCGGGACATCCCGGCGGACTTCATCGACGCCGGCGTCTGGAAGTCGAACCTCCGCCAGCTGGCGAGACAGCGGATGGACGAACACGGCTGGACCTGCGAGTGTATCCGGTGTCGCGAGGTCGGAATGAACGACGCCGACCCCGACGGGACCGAACTAGACGTCCACACCTACGAGGCCGCCGGTGGGACGGAACACTTCATTTCGATCGAGGACTTCGAGAACGACCTCCTGGTCGGCTTCTGTCGGCTCCGGTTCCCCGGCGATCCCGCCGACGGGATTCCCGCCGAGTCCCTCCGCCCGGAGCTCGAAGACGCCGCCGTGGTCCGGGAGCTGCACGTCTACGGGAGCGAGGTCGCCGTCGGCGACGCTGGCGGCGAGGACCACCAACACCAGGGATACGGCCGACGGCTCCTCGCGTCGGCCGAGCGGCTGGCTGCCGAGGCCGGCTTCGAGAAGCTCTCTGTCATCTCGGGCATCGGCGCCCGGGAGTACTACCGGGAGAAGCTCGGCTACTACCAGGACGGCCCGTACGTCTCGACGCGGCTCGATCGGTGA
- the tenA gene encoding thiaminase II produces MAFSDRLLEDGAHIWEAQKDHPFVVELAEGTLDEAAFRYWIEQDYRYLLDYARLFAIAGAKAREEATMTDLLGIAHSTLDHEMDLHREFAADYGITREDLERVRKSPTCEAYTGFLLRTAYEGSIAEIAAALFPCGQGFLDIGEHAAALATEEHRYTPWIETYTSEEFREVVGLMREFVDRCGERYPGEHDAMREAFLTSARLEYRFWEMAYTQEEWGI; encoded by the coding sequence ATGGCGTTCAGCGACCGACTGCTCGAGGACGGAGCCCACATCTGGGAGGCACAGAAGGACCACCCATTCGTCGTGGAACTGGCGGAGGGGACCCTCGACGAGGCGGCGTTCCGGTACTGGATCGAACAGGACTACCGATACCTGCTCGACTACGCCCGTCTGTTCGCGATCGCGGGGGCGAAAGCGCGCGAAGAGGCGACGATGACGGACCTGTTGGGCATCGCCCACAGCACGCTGGACCACGAGATGGACCTCCACCGGGAGTTCGCCGCCGACTACGGGATCACCCGCGAGGACCTAGAGCGCGTCCGGAAGTCGCCGACCTGCGAGGCCTACACCGGGTTCTTGCTCCGGACGGCCTACGAGGGATCGATCGCGGAGATCGCCGCGGCGCTGTTTCCCTGCGGGCAGGGCTTTCTCGATATCGGCGAGCACGCGGCGGCCCTCGCGACGGAGGAACACCGATACACCCCCTGGATCGAGACGTACACGAGCGAGGAGTTCCGGGAAGTCGTCGGCCTGATGCGGGAGTTCGTCGACCGCTGTGGGGAGCGGTACCCGGGCGAACACGACGCGATGCGGGAGGCGTTTCTCACGAGCGCGCGCCTCGAGTACCGGTTCTGGGAGATGGCGTACACACAGGAGGAGTGGGGAATCTGA
- a CDS encoding HhH-GPD family protein yields MTDADESRGPPPTEEGDIGASRTDEDDLDASIAVGGDSEASLPADVESVRAALVEWYETDHREYPWRETHDPYAILVSEVMSQQTQLDRVVEPWREFTERWPTAEALATADRADVVGLWTDHSLGYNNRATYLHEAAEQVVSEHDGEFPNTPEGLQELMGVGPYTADAVASFAFDDGGAVVDTNVKRVLYRAFDVPDESDAFERVADELLPEGDSRVWNNAIMELGGVACGKQPRCDEAGCPWREWCHAYGTGDFRAPDVPTQPEFEGSRRQMRGRVVSALREYGESPIDDLGRRVRVDYAPDGEYGREWLRGLLSDLESDGLVTTTETGGETVARLRR; encoded by the coding sequence ATGACCGACGCCGACGAGTCCCGCGGGCCACCCCCCACAGAGGAGGGCGACATCGGAGCCTCGCGAACCGACGAGGACGACCTCGACGCCTCGATCGCCGTCGGGGGCGATTCGGAGGCGTCCCTCCCGGCCGACGTCGAGTCGGTCCGGGCGGCGCTCGTCGAGTGGTACGAGACCGACCACCGCGAGTACCCCTGGCGCGAGACCCACGACCCGTATGCGATCCTCGTCTCGGAGGTGATGAGCCAACAGACCCAACTCGACCGAGTCGTCGAGCCCTGGCGCGAGTTCACGGAGCGGTGGCCGACCGCCGAGGCGCTCGCGACGGCGGATCGCGCCGACGTCGTCGGTCTCTGGACCGACCACTCGCTCGGGTACAACAACCGCGCGACGTACCTCCACGAGGCGGCCGAACAGGTCGTCTCCGAGCACGACGGCGAGTTCCCGAACACCCCCGAAGGGTTACAGGAGTTGATGGGTGTCGGTCCCTACACCGCCGACGCGGTGGCCTCCTTCGCCTTCGACGATGGCGGGGCGGTCGTCGACACGAACGTCAAACGCGTCCTGTACCGCGCCTTCGACGTCCCCGACGAGAGCGACGCGTTCGAACGCGTCGCGGACGAACTGCTGCCCGAGGGCGACTCGCGGGTCTGGAACAACGCGATCATGGAACTCGGCGGCGTCGCCTGCGGGAAGCAACCGCGGTGTGACGAAGCCGGGTGTCCGTGGCGCGAGTGGTGTCACGCCTACGGAACCGGCGACTTCCGCGCCCCGGACGTGCCGACCCAACCCGAGTTCGAGGGGAGCCGCCGCCAGATGCGGGGTCGCGTGGTGTCGGCGCTGCGGGAGTACGGCGAGTCGCCGATCGACGACCTCGGCCGGCGTGTCCGGGTCGATTACGCTCCCGACGGCGAGTACGGCCGCGAGTGGCTCCGCGGGCTGCTGTCGGACCTGGAGTCGGACGGCCTCGTGACGACGACGGAGACGGGCGGGGAGACGGTAGCGCGGCTGCGTCGATAG